One segment of Onychomys torridus chromosome 3, mOncTor1.1, whole genome shotgun sequence DNA contains the following:
- the Retsat gene encoding all-trans-retinol 13,14-reductase — MWVAGLLLAVLLLAVLRRVYVGLFGGRSPNPFAKDVKRPPEPLVTDKEARKKVLKQAFSVSRVPEKLDAVVIGSGIGGLASAAILAKAGKRVLVLEQHSKAGGCCHTFGKNGLEFDTGIHYIGQMQEGNLGRFILDQITEGQLDWAPMASPFDLMILEGPDGRKEFPMYSGREKYIRGLKEKFPKEEAVIDKYMELVKVVYRGAFHAILLKFLPLTLTQLLHKFGLLTRFSPFCRASTQSLAQVLQQLGASPELQAVLSYIFPTYGVTPSHTTFSLHALLVEHYIQGAYYPRGGSSEIAFHIIPVIQQAGGAVLTHATVQSVLLDSDGRACGVSVKKGQELVSIYCPVVISSAGLFNTYQHLLPESVRCLPDVKKQLAMVRPGMSMFSIFICLRGTKEELKLPSTNYYVYFDTDMDKAMKRYVSMPKEKAPEHIPLIFIAFPSSKDPTWEDRFPDRSTMTVLVPMAFEWFEEWQEEPKGKRGADYETLKSAFLEASMSVVMKLFPQLEGKVESVTGGSPLTNQYYLAAPRGATYGADHDLARLHPRAMASLRAQTPIPNLYLTGQDIFTCGLMGALQGALLCSSAILKRNLYSDLRALGSKVQAQKKKKK, encoded by the exons ATGTGGGTCGCCGGACTGCTGCTGGCCGTACTGCTGCTGGCGGTCCTCCGCAGAGTTTACGTGGGTCTCTTCGGCGGAAGATCCCCGAACCCCTTCGCCAAGGATGTCAAGCGACCACCTGAGCCCCTGGTGACCGACAAGGAGGCCAGGAAGAAGGTTCTCAAACAAG CATTCTCAGTCAGTCGAGTACCAGAGAAGCTGGATGCCGTGGTGATTGGCAGTGGCATTGGGGGGCTGGCCTCAGCTGCGATTCTGGCTAAAGCTGGCAAAAGAGTCCTTGTACTGGAGCAGcatagcaaggcaggaggctGCTGTCACACCTTCGGGAaaaatggccttgaatttgacACTG GAATCCATTATATTGGACAAATGCAGGAGGGCAACCTTGGCCGTTTCATCTTGGACCAGATCACTGAAGGGCAGCTGGACTGGGCCCCCATGGCCTCCCCTTTTGACCTGATGATACTAGAAGGGCCCGATGGCCGAAAGGAGTTTCCCATGTACAGTGGGAGGGAAAAATACATCCGAGGCCTTAAGGAGAAGTTCCCCAAGGAAGAAGCTGTCATTGACAAGTACATGGAGCTAGTTAAG GTGGTATACCGCGGTGCCTTCCACGCCATCCTGCTGAAGTTCCTCCCGTTGACCTTGACTCAGCTCCTCCACAAGTTTGGGCTGCTGACTCGTTTCTCTCCCTTCTGCCGAGCATCTACCCAGAGCCTGGCCCAGGTTCTGCAGCAGCTCGGGGCTTCCCCTGAGCTCCAGGCTGTTCTCAGCTACATCTTCCCCACTTACG GAGTAACCCCCAGCCACACTACCTTTTCCTTGCATGCTCTGCTGGTTGAACACTACATACAAGGGGCATATTACCCCCGAGGAGGTTCCAGTGAGATTGCCTTCCATATCATCCCCGTGATTCAGCAGGCCGGGGGTGCAGTCCTCACCCATGCCACTGTACAGAGTGTGCTGCTGGACTCTGATGGGCGAGCCTGTG GTGTCAGTGTGAAGAAGGGACAGGAGCTGGTGAGTATCTACTGTCCCGTTGTCATCTCCAGTGCAGGACTGTTCAACACCTACCAGCACTTACTGCCAGAGAGTGTCCGCTGCCTGCCAG ATGTGAAGAAGCAGCTGGCAATGGTACGGCCCGGCATGAGCATGTTCTCAATTTTCATCTGCCTGAGAGGCACCAAGGAGGAATTGAAGCTTCCGTCCACCAACTACTATGTTTATTTTGACACAGACATGGACAAAGC GATGAAACGCTATGTCTCTATGCCCAAGGAAAAGGCTCCAGAACACATTCCCCTCATTTTCATTGCCTTCCCATCAAGCAAGGACCCAACCTGGGAGGACCGATTCCCAG ACCGGTCCACAATGACTGTGCTGGTCCCCATGGCCTTCGAGTGGTTCGAGGAATGGCAGGAAGAGCCAAAGGGCAAGCGGGGTGCTGACTATGAGACCCTCAAAAGCGCCTTTCTGGAGGCCTCCATGTCCGTGGTCATGAAACTGTTCCCACAGCTGGAGGGCAAG GTGGAGAGTGTGACTGGAGGATCCCCACTGACCAACCAGTACTATCTGGCTGCTCCCCGAGGTGCTACCTATGGGGCTGACCATGACCTGGCTCGTCTGCATCCCCGTGCAATGGCTTCCCTAAGAGCTCAAACCCCCATCCCCAACCTCTACCTGACAG GCCAAGATATCTTCACCTGTGGGCTGATGGGGGCCCTACAAGGGGCCTTGCTGTGCAGCAGCGCCATCCTGAAGCGGAACTTGTACTCAGATCTGCGGGCTCTTGGCTCAAAGGTCCAggcacaaaagaagaagaagaagtag